In the Paenibacillus sp. FSL R7-0337 genome, GCGAATTGCCTGCGTTCTCCAGCGCCTCCTGCAGCAGGGGAGTCCACTCGCTGCGGCGGATATCACCAGCGAGGAGCAGGCGGCGGGTATCCAGCCACCTGTCCTCTGCCACCACACGCAGCAGCAGCTGGTCCACGTTCGAGGTCTCCTGAATTGCGAACCCGATAGCCAGAGCCATATTGCGGTACAGCTCCTGCGGTTCGTGGGCATCACCGTTCACCTTGAGATCGAGAGACAATACCCGGTTCTCCCAGCCTGCCTTGTCAATCATCAGACTCAGCGGAATCTCACTCAGCGCATCTACCAGATTGTCATTCTCCAGTATGAGGCCATCCGGACCTATCGTCTGTACTGCGCTATACTTGCTCTGGGCAGTTATAACGTTGCCGGCCAGTTGCGGCAACAGCAAGGTAGTAGCCGCACTAAGCAGCAACGCCGTTCCGATCAGCCAGCTCCGGTTCATAACATGCCCCCTACTCATAGTTTCCGCTGCTATGCAGGATTATACGGCGCCGCGGATCGGCCCTTACCTAGTTATATTTTGAAAAAAAGCAGGCTATGCCTGCTTTTCAGCTTTCACTCTCTAATTGTCCGTGTTTGCTCCAAATTTCAGCCTTGCCGCGGATTTTCATTGCTGAGGTGTGATCGGTGAATTGGGCAATGAGCACCTCGCCTTTGTCCAGCTTCTCCGTATGGTGAAACCGTGTGTCCAGCCCCCGGGTCAGCCCGATGACCTGAACACCGTTCTCCTTGGCCTTGACTACGATATAGTCGCTGCCGGACGGTGCAGGATTCACTTCATTCTTCTTCTCAGTCATTGTAATCCTCCTCAAAGTTTATGAGCCTTTCAAAAACAAATGCCGCCCTGGAAGGCGGCATCGTTGGTATTCAAGGACTATGGGGCAGATATGTAGAAATCTTTATTTGATTCCGTCTTTCAGCGCTTTACCGGGTTTGAATGCCGGTACTTTGCTTGAAGGAATTTCGATTTCTTCACCAGTCTGCGGGTTGCGGCCTTTACGTGCGGAACGTTCGCGCACTTCAAAGTTTCCGAAGCCAACCAGCTGAACCTTATCGCCGCTTTGCAGTGCACCTGTGATTGCTTCAAAAACAGCATCTACCGCTTTCGTAGCGTCTTTTTTGGGAAGTTCAGTTGCTTCTGTAACTACGTTGATCAAATCTGATTTATTCATGTCTTCTCACCTCCCTGGTTAAAAGTTCCGGTATCATACACTGTTTCCGTTTCAACGTAAAATATACGTGATAATCCCGTTTAATACTAGATACTGGCACCTCTCTTCTAGAAGCGCAACAAACTTATAGTAATACAGCCCAACCATAATATCAAGGCGTTCCTCAAAAAAGGAGCAGAAAGTAGCAGGTTCCCCTTCATTCCGCTGCAATTGCGCAGTCTATTACTACCAGTTATGCCGTAAAAACGGAGGCTTTCCAGGGAAATCCCCCCTTTTTTCTCGCTAGCAGCGAAAGGGCCCGGAAATAGCAAAAGAGCGGGAAATACTCCCGCTCCAAAGGACAAGCTCATTTCATTTAAAGGATGATGGCGATCAGTCCGCCCGAGCCCTCGTTGATAATCCGGCCCAGCGTTTCCTGCAGCTTGTAGCGGGCATTATCCGGCATCATCGCGATCTTGCCCTGAATGCCCTCACGGACTATGGAATGCAGGGACCGGCCGAAGATATCGGATTCCCAGATTTTGATCGGGTCATTCTCAAAGTCCTGCATCAGATAGCGCACCAGCTCTTCACTCTGTTTCTCCGTACCGATGATCGGCGAGAACTCCGACTCGACATCCACCCGGATCATATGGATCGACGGTGCCGTAGCCTTCAGCCGGACTCCGAAGCGGGAGCCTTGACGGATCAGCTCAGGCTCATCCAGCGCCATCTCAGCCAGTGAAGGTGCGGCGATACCATACCCCGTGGTTTTGACCATTTCCAGCGCTTCTGAGAAGCGGTCATATTCACGCTTGGCGTGGGAGAAGTCCTGCATCAGCTGAAGCAGGTGATCCTTGCCGCGAATCTCGACCCCGACTACCTCCATCAGCACCTGATCATACAGCTCTTCGGGAGCGTAGAGGTCGATCTCGGCTACCCCCTGGCCCATGTTCATCCCGCTGAGGCCTGCCCGGTCGATGAAATCATA is a window encoding:
- the mtrB gene encoding trp RNA-binding attenuation protein MtrB produces the protein MTEKKNEVNPAPSGSDYIVVKAKENGVQVIGLTRGLDTRFHHTEKLDKGEVLIAQFTDHTSAMKIRGKAEIWSKHGQLESES
- a CDS encoding HU family DNA-binding protein, producing MNKSDLINVVTEATELPKKDATKAVDAVFEAITGALQSGDKVQLVGFGNFEVRERSARKGRNPQTGEEIEIPSSKVPAFKPGKALKDGIK